In Miscanthus floridulus cultivar M001 unplaced genomic scaffold, ASM1932011v1 fs_273_1_2, whole genome shotgun sequence, the following proteins share a genomic window:
- the LOC136531068 gene encoding actin-related protein 2/3 complex subunit 3, which yields MVYHSSFVDDDGIRKACSCPLLPLKTHIKGPAPASDPGKADIVDEAITFFRANVFFKNFHVKSSADKLLIYLTFYINIALKRLEGCRTLAVGTKAIINLGLEKVPVPGEPGFPFPGLFTLPQSQEEAELLRNYLKQIREETSGRLLNCAYRANGFPNKWWLAFAKRKFMNIVIL from the exons GTTTATCACTCTAGTTTCGTTGATGATGATGGGATCAGAAAAGCTTGTAGCTGTCCTTTGCTTCCACTGAAAACTCATATAAAGGGCCCAGCACCAGCCTCTGACCCTG GTAAAGCGGACATTGTTGATGAAGCCATAACTTTCTTTCGAGCCAATGTTTTCTTCAAAAATTTCCATGTGAAAAGCTCAGCAGACAAGTTATTGATCTATCTGACGTTTTATATCAATATTGCCTTAAAAAGACTAGAAGGTTGCCGGACACTAGCTGTTGGGACTAAGGCAATCATTAATCTGGGATTGGAGAAAGTTCCTGTACCTGGGGAACCAGGGTTTCCTTTCCCTGGACTTTTCACTCTTCCCCAGTCCCAGGAGGAAGCAG AATTGTTGAGGAATTATTTGAAGCAGATAAGGGAGGAAACAAGTGGAAGATTGCTCAACTGTGCATACAGAGCTAATGGCTTTCCAAACAAATGGTGGTTGGCTTTTGCTAAGAGAAAGTTTATGAACATTGTCATCCTTTAG